DNA from Anticarsia gemmatalis isolate Benzon Research Colony breed Stoneville strain chromosome 23, ilAntGemm2 primary, whole genome shotgun sequence:
ATCAAACAATGAGTATCCTGGTGCCTCTGTGATTacgaaataaacaattaatgttGCAATAGTTAAACCATATATAACATGCAACTTTGGGCTTCGCGTGTAACTATAATAACCAAAAAAGCTGcgaatttttaatataggttGAATGTCAAATACCAATTTGTGTGAGGTTTCCATGTTTGACTTGGCTCAAATCCATTACTCATTTGGTGAAGTTGTAAAGagacttattatttatttaaaatcgcCTATGTTATTACTTTACATggcactttattttatttgtttagaatgTACACGTTCCGTATTTTCATGATGCTATGATAATGTCGAAATATTTCAACCATACCAGATACTTATCTTCATACAttagtaatattatgtagaaaatGATGTGGAACTTAAAGAAATCGATTACTTTTATCACCAAGTGACACCTTGACTTTGGGTAAAGCGCGTGGCAACCTGCTCAACTATAGTTTGCGACCAGAAGTGTATATTGAGAAAATCGTCTCTGGGGTTAATAAATCTGAAATGTGGTTTAAAAGGGACATTATGTCTATTAAAGCATTCAAACAGGACATAAAATTAAGTAGTTGAAGTAACCATCTTATCAAATGTACATGTTTTATTTGCAGCAGGATTACGTAATATGAGATTTAAATGTAAAGTTACTTATTTTGTCATTGCACAGTAATTGAGTGCAACATAAAATGCCGAATAAAAATTTcgaaatgtatgtaaaactaaTATTGTCGATGTTCAATACATTCGTGATGACTTTATAATAACCGTAACGTAAGAGATTGCAATAAGTGTTATTGTAGTGGAAACtattactgtaatatttttataaatataaagtgacGATAGGAAATCCAATGAAAgcaaaaagaaatgaaatataAAGACTCTCTATTGTAACCTGTAGAAATAGTACACTTATTTCATACagctaatattaaaatagaatagtattggcggccttatcgcatgGAAGCCATTTCTTAAAGACTACCATTAGAATGGAGAGAcattgttgaaaaaaaaatagagataGATTAGAGAATTAATcgagcggtgatagccgagtggtataagttgacacctcccacgcaagtggtcgcaggttcgaacccaaggcaacacaccaatgacttttcgaagttatgtgtgtattagaaataattatcacatgctccaacggtgaaggaaaaacatcgtgaggaaaccttgcatgcctaaaaatttgtttaaagcatttattgagggcatgcaaagtccccaacccgcacttggccagcgtggtggactcaaggcctaacccctccctgattacggtaggagacccttgcccagcagtgggacattaatgggttaaatttaaattttaaaatagagaATTAAAACTGACAAAGCTGGAGCTAGTTTTGGATATAGTGCAACATCaagacaataaattaatattaaattaaacataattctTAAGGACAGTGACAATTTGATTCTAAAAAATATGGCAAAAGCGAAAAAAGAACTTCTAAATATAcgaccaatatttttatttcgtttcatATTTGGATACCATATTGAAGTTGGCCCGTCCAAACTTCGCTTCTGGCCGAAACTTTACACAATACTGATTGTTCCTCTGCTAATATATTTCTTCCAGACGTGTGATTTAAATGTGCATCCATTTTACAAATGGGCTCTTTGTAGCGAATATACAGCGTATGTTATTATGTCTCAGTATACAAAAGATGAATACGTGTTTCGATTCTACAAATGTATATCAATAGACACGTTACCTGGTTCTGAAGaaactttaaaatctttttggaaAGTTTTGACTTCTTTCTATGTAACAGTTGCAGTATTCAGAATTGTACATTTGATAATTTTCTTCAAGGGTGAAATTTTGATAATCCTTTACGAACATAATCTGGATACTTTGGCCTTCTGTTTGTTGTTGATGGCAAATAATATGGGTCAAGTAGACTATGTTCTGATCTTTTGCTTATTGTATTTTCGAGTTGGTATGATTAAAAATACGATGGATAGTGTCGGGTTCGATGATATGTCTATGAAGAAATATTCACCaataaagtatttgaaaatgtatgaagatTTGGTTAATTCTTTAGATGGTGCTGATTTACATATTAAGGTTAAGGTGAGGAATGAAAAATAATCTATTCTGGAAAAAATAGAGTCCATGGTAATGAGGTAATAAATTCAATTGTTGAAACAGTTAAGAACCTAGCATTAATGTGATATAAATACATTGCAGATTTCAATTCTCCTGTGTTTTACATTACCCAaactaatgtttttattgtatacaaGAGTATCGCTCTTCAAATTgaatgtaagtaatttttatttattactatcaCTTTTTAGAATTTaagctttaataaatttatatttcatcTCTTTCTCTTTTCTTTAGAATGTGTCCTATCTGGAAGTAGAGTGACCAACCTAGTATTTCCAAGTATTTCTTTTACCATTGCCTTGTCTTATGACATTCTCTTGCTATCTCTCTCATCTTGTCTTCGCttgttcaattgttttttttttcatttcaggGAATAGAATTTAGATTTATAGCATCTACAATTTTGACGACATTGGAAACCTACATGTGCCTGATATTCGCCATGATTTTGTTGGATCTAATTCATGATGATTTGACATCTATCAAAAGTTTAACTATTCAGAAAGGCGTTTATTGCAAAGGTATACAATTGTCTCCGTCTTTTGTATGATAATATGAAAAACAACATTCAAATTATACTAAACTTAAAATTTCATACAGCATTCGTTTTTTGTCACTACGtaactaatgcccggtttctgagtacatttagcagtagtttatatattcaatagcgtttctttacatgaatttaaacgctattgaagagataaactaccgccagcTAAATAACtggtactcagaaaccgggaattGCTACTTTTGtagcaaatgtattaaaaaattgtAGATGAATTTTTGAATAAGAATGAAAATTatcaatgtataaaaaatatatttgaaaatacttaccaattttatgaaattgcttacacttttataaatattttttgttctacATTTACAGATGAACGAGCAAGAGAAGATTTAGAGTTTATGATTGAAATGATAAATCAATTTCCTTTCAAGATCTCTATACTACGCCTAATACCAGTATCGGTTGTAACATTTGTTGGTTTTTTGTCTTTTTGCATCATCAATATAATGGCAATTATTCAGATCAAGTATTTTATAGATGTATGAATAAAGTATCAAATGTACGtcataaatcttttattttattaattactaaacaGCAGCACAAAAAcaatacttatgtaaataagttacaattaatttatcttgAAGAATACCTGATTTCTAActttatattgatattctatAGCAAAGCTTCCATCCTATGCATTTGCTTTCATAAGCCTTCCTCAAGGTACAATTCTTGGTCCACACCAAGAAGAAATCTAGCAGCTAGCTAGTACCTGATCtttaacaaatcaaaataatatcactcttgatattcatatttcaaattgatgttgttatttttattggttttatacCTATGAAGATCTATAAAGCTTTACAGAAGAAAGGCTAGGGTTTAAAAgaattaaacaacaaaagacagttaaagataaaatttaatcTGCACAATAGCCATAATATGTACAATGCAGAAGGAAATAAAACCGAGGAACGCACGCATTGATAATGGCACTACACGCCACAGGGTGTATCGTAGTGGACGTGCTTCCATTACATCGAGGAATAGCTGCAATTCAGACCTCTCACGTTCACCTgcacaaaaacaaacactttttaactgttttaaacTGAATAGACATGTCTTTCTATCTTTCTATCTGTAGAATTTTTTGTTATAGAATAATTATGCTATTAAgggtactaaaaatatattttcattttacgtGAAAGCTTCGAAGTTTTATTAGGTTACCAATGACGTacactctctctctctttgTTTGGTTATAATTACGAATACAATAAATAGTTctttaaagtataatatattttaataagcatCTGCAAACAATGTGTTTACAGGATTTGCGTTCCTGAAATACGACGCGACGAATGTAATTCGACCCAACAATTTaagcaaataaacaaatttcatttttaccttacacacaaaattaaatatgtacaatacctttttttgcgtcaggaaaatgtaTTACTGCATGTCCGACGCCAGGGAGGAAAGctggggtctgtcgggctctcccgccggcaatgCGTACCGGCTAAcgtgggcataccgactaaacaCCTGACGGTGTTCCAACGTTCACCATAAgatggccaggacgcggtacctctgattggatactccgcgtcccagccggaaataataatatgtcaattcCTAGATAAACTGCATGATCTACTTACATTTGCATTGCATGCATTTAGCAGCTGTCATCGAATGTATGGCTTCCAGTTCAATCTGGACCAGATCCAGCATCACAATGCCAAATACCAAGCACATGTATGTTTGTCCTACTGTGTCTAAAGTTCTTACAGCCTGCCACATCGTTGGACCCTGGAAAATGAAGCTTAAGTAGATATTGCtgcttttatctatactaatattataaagctgaagagtttgtttgtttgaacgcgctaaaaccagaaactactggtccgatttgaaaaattctttcagtgtttgatagtccatttatcgaggaaggctataggctaggtatatatcatcacgctacaaccaataggagcagagtagcaataaaaaaaatacgaaaacggagaaaaaattcacccattctctctaatgtgacgcaagcgaaggtgcacgggtcagctagtactatcTAAAAAGAATACAGTGAAGTAAATGAAGCATTATTAGACTATTTCTATTAGTCTTCGATCGTatagactaatattataaggacAATATTGTTAACCAATCATGGCCTATGACGCACCTAGCGTGTCTTGAAGAAACTTTCAGGGAGGCCAATGACACTCTGCTCtgctgtaatttaattttttattcaatttaaagaataaattcttttatttgatataaaaattaacttaaatatatCAGGAGTCAACTACGCGCTAGGTGCGTCATCATCCAGGAAGGCCATTAGCGTGACCTGTGCGTCATTCAATTTTGTATAGGGCCGGGAAAGGCTCGAAAAATAAAGGTGGTGAGGAATCAGTTACGAACAATTTGACTTTGGCAGATACTTTAACTTTTATCTTAGTAATAACATTAGAACTTACGAACTCCTTGAACGATGTTACAGTCCCAAAACATTCGGATATCAGTCTTGGTACTGATATACATAGGAAAATCAATAACTaaaagaaaaagacaaaaatataatcacaaaatCTGATCTAATCATATCaatttttcaaactattttaccCCAGAACTCACCATAAATTTCAAAGGAAAATCAATTTCAGTTAAAGAATCTACTAATGCTTCGTACATCCGACTGTAATTCCTAGcagaatatttgtttataggTGTGCTATCAAAACCATTCATCATCATGGTCTTTCTCACAATTTTAACTCGAAAATACAGCAAtagaaatatcattataatGATGTATTGTCCTATATCTATTGCTACCCAGAGCGTGTTCATTGCCGCCACTCCTAGAGGCTCTATCACCAAGCAGACTATTGGAGAATTGAGACATATCAACGCAGAAAACACAAATCTTCGGCATATAACTATTGTTAGacttaatatcaaaaatatccGTAATTTTTCTAACATTTCCTTTCCACATGGTAGGTCATCTATAATCGGCTTGCGCTGGTAAAATCCGTAAACATGTTTGTCTCTTGTTGCCATAGATATAAGAATATACATCAAAAATTCTACACAAGTACTTCCTTTCATTACCCAAGGTAAAGTATTTGACTGAGTGCAGACGGAGAAAATTATAAGCGCTGTTATCAAAAAACTGTATACATTTGAAAAGAACCGTAAAGTTGGAGATTTTGCAGTCGAATAATAGCCAAAAATCAATCTTATAAAAATTACTGGGGTCAAATTGCACACAGTACTAGAAACACCCATGATCAATACCAgtaatagtttgttttatacataagaACTTAcagtacctatacattattatattttttgttgatgaCGCAAtcaatatagatatttttattttgataagtaGATATTATAGAGAAGATAATGTTTTtccacataatattaataatattaagtgaATACAGAAAGTTAGGTGTCTAATTATTTGTAATCAACATTGATTGCAGAAGCATGGTTAGGGACGAATTGCTTCGGCGTGAGTGTCTCTGAGATGAGAATCATAATAGTCAGACTAAGTATACAAAGGCCATGCCTTAAAttgtatggaaatatttaaatgcttaGGATACAGAATTGAATAATCTTTACGAAgctatttctaatattaatcaAGTAAAGATACAATCAAGAAAGatagaataacaaaaaatacatgcaGATAGGACAATTGGTTTAATAGGCAAACCATATCAGACATAATCCGTACAATGCCTCTTTGACTGCCGCCGTgtcgcagtggtttaggtcaccacatcgctaccattgcgtctcgaggtcgtgggttcgattccctacCTGGacgattatttgtgcgatccacaaataattgtttcgggtctggttgtaatttgtgtccgttgtttgtatatttataaaagttccCGTGtcacaagagcaactcttagtgcgggGGACGTCTTTAAAGTTTCTTTCTAAAGAGAAAAATCTCAATATGTAGAAATGGTAccctaaaataaaactaagatgattattatatatttagattattttttggCAATAATTTTAAGGCTAAACTTGAACCAATATCTTCTTTTGAGGAGCACGGTCAAATGACCAAAATAGGGTGTTATAGTTTTTATTCAACGGGATGActgatatacataaatacatatagtATCTAGAATATGCAATATTGGTAAGGATCACAGGGGGGATACATATAAATTagcgtttttaaactctcgcgactagtacacataatattataatgcaacaggtcttaaacgcaattgaaaatctatgctaatattataaagctgaagagtttgtttgtttgaacgcgctaatctcaggaactactagtccgatttgaaaagttttagtgttagatagcccatttatcgaggaaggctataggctatataacatcacgctacggtcattagaagcggagtagcaacgagaaatgttacaaaaacggggaaaactttgactcattctcttaggtgatgcaagcgaagttgcgttagtcagctagttaaatataaccATGACAATGAAAACATTTGTATGCCTATTATTTGTCATTAATTTCTGCAACTGGTAgtaatacttttataaagtcTTTAATAGCTATTCAGGTAATGAGAATGGAGAAGTACCTACGTTCTATCAACTTTATCGCCTGTTCTGAGTATACAGTCAATaactttttatgtttatctttaTTGTATTGAACTAATAGACAATGAATGttataatagtattaatgtagtaatataaaaaacatcATTATGAATACGGCTGTTCATGTAACTGAATATATCTcacaaaaatacatgtaattaagtacattttattgtgtaaagaacaaattttaactaaatcGAAAagttatacagtttttttttgttcattcAATGATTCGCTTATAGCTAGTTACGGTCATCGGCTagacataatatacatatatgtaaacGATCAGTGCGTTAAGCAACCCAAACGCGGAAATTTTATAcgtcaaagataaaaaaaaaacatttatttctgtccatgtttacaatatttttaaaacaatgatagCCACACTAGGCATTGCCTGTATCGTGGTATCAATGCAATTGATTACCAAATATGACtcaatatacaattattattgtgctGCTTAAAGCTACAATTAAGTATACAAGATAATTATAAAGATACTAAATTGGAACCATATCAtgcaaaataaagttttgactATAATGTGCCTGTAATGTGATGATATAATGTGacttctttttcttatcgtatggttagtggtcgacctagtgtcaaagttgtttaagccgcccgaaggcctttgacatggcttaacgaccgTTATCGACCACGAtcccgggaccgacttttaacgtgccctccgaagcacggagacgcccatttcaaatactactatgcggtcacccaactatggagtgaccgcgccaagggttgccgTGGTGCCGCCGACCGGTGACGTGGGTGGCCGCCTATGAGCTAAATGTCTCAATATTTCAGTTTTTCTTCTTCATTAAGATTACAGTCGCTAAGCCATCGCAATGGACATCGAGCAGCCTGATTAACTTTGAGACTAGTTTAACCACTTACTATACGgtgaatgaatgaagaaatactatttataactCATGATCTGCACTATGGCTATAATATGCACGATGCCTAAAGAGAAGAAACTCAGGTACACTTTTATTGACAGAGGAAAGAGACGCCATTTTAAATACGCCATAGGACGATCCGTTATCACATCTATGATCATTTGTAGTTCAGCCCGTTTACGCTCATCTGTAAATGAGAATGACTGGGTGTTATTTTCAAGCACAGAAAGTAGAAACAAATAATTGAAGAATGAAGAGTATGAAGACACTTTCAGTAACGGTAACATCCGAAAAATCTAAAGATGGATGTACACTAAAGGAACATGCAAGCCAAATACAAGTTTGTGAAGCGTTAACAGACTTCGAAAGACTTCAACACGAATTTGTCCTCGGCTAGTGCTCTGCTCCTGCTTTGAATGTGCTGGGCACTAACTAAGAACTACTTTAAGAATTTCCCTTccaggtaaatattttaaggtttgaaactaaataaacacACTAAGGACGTTTCCAAGTTACGTGAgtgtaagaaatatttatttctggtttttacagtaaaataatatatatttttagatcgCGATGCTTGCTAATTCTTTAAAACGATACACGAAAGCAAATTGCACTAGAAAAACGTTCTGTATTCACGATCTAAATCAACTTTCTGAAGTGTTCTTCAGAAAGTTGAGTTACTCTTGCCCAGCAATTAGACAGTTATAGtacgttaattaatttataaaaaacatacttactAGTGCACGTCAAAATTGACTGAGTGGTAAAAATCATCAACGTCCTCAGTTCACTTTGCAATAAAtcaagtaaaattattacaaacacCAAACTTAGGTTAGTTTCTGTAATACCAAGGAGCAGAGAAAGGCCTTCCCTAACGTAATAGCCctgaaataaatacaactttAGAAATACCAAGTTAGCACTTGGCTCAGGAGATAGTCAGTTTttcacacacactctatcgcacgttcttaggatcGTGCGATATTACGCGCAGAAAAGCAGCGCGGTCTttgctcgcgattttcttcgcgggcttgactgATGAgtgcggcgcgtggtctttcctttcccatTGCAAACCCTTTATACGCGCGCtttttcacgcgcgattgttgtttcgtgcgcgatagagtgtgtgtgttaAATTGGCTattgaacccgagacttcatgaTCTGCAACAGCTTCAGTAGTCATATTATGGTagcaataaattcaaaaaaatcataCATCTTGTTTCATTGAAGATATTCTTAAGGAGAATATGTAGACAAATCTTGATGCCGATATCATGATGTAGATAGAaaactgcaaaataaaacaaaacataacgcgttatattaaaatctatcgagtaaaaattaaaactaaaaattacaGTATTCAGACCATCGTTAGTCTCCCGCAGACTTATTCATAGCACGGTTGCCCGATTGCGTCATTATTAATACTCCAAATAAATCATAACCTGTATGTtcaggctctctactaaattttGAATCTGTAACAAAATCTTCACGACACGTTTAAATTACTCTTACCTTCCACTTCAAAGGCAAAATAATATCATCCAAAGCATCTACCAATTCTTCATACATCTCCACGTATTTCTTTGGAGAATATTGTGGCGAAACATCATCGAATCCTCTATCCTTCACagtatgttttaaaatcttCACTCGCAAGTATAAAAGTAGAAAAATCACCACAGTTTCAACATTTCCTAATTGATTTGCCACCCAAAGAATAGTGAAAAATATATGACCGATAGTGCTTtcctttgtataaaatataatatctattacATTGAAAAGATATACGTACATGTGTAAGATTCTGACAACAAGTATTATTACGATTATAAAGGCACAATGCTTCCAAAACGTTCTACGGATATCTTTAGCAAACGGTAGATTGTCTGTAAGTGGTAGTATTTTGAAAAATCGAAATACGTATTCATCTTTCGTGCAGGCAGACATTATATAGCAAAATATGTAGTTCAAGTAAATTGATGTTTTATGACCTCTTCCCAATATGCCAATGAATTTGTCACAACAATATAACAGTACTGGCAGAGTTATTATTCTGTAAATATTAGCCAAGAATCGAAGCTTCTTCGACTTGTCTTTGATAATGTCCAAATATGAATCTGATTAAAATGATTGGTCTTATATTGCATACTAGTTTTTGTTGCGACaacatttttctaatattttgacTGTGGCGCATTCGGCAGCCAAAAGTCtattctgagattttctgtcgAGAATATCTCAGATATTGCTCGAGTTGGCAGGAGCCTCGGAGAGAACGTAAAACTGTTGGTCCTGTGCCTTATCTCTCGCTGGTGGCGGTTTAGCCATTCCACTTGGCTATgtgagtaaaggaatagagagtgtacctgtgtattgtgcacacacttagaCACTTTACAAACTTCTACACAGTTGGTTAGTTTCAATGAATctggccgccgtagccaaatatcggccaggagaacgtaacaactttttttaataatattttttttggattttttttatgtacatttatccAATGTGTTTCTAATAACTTCTTACTAATGGAATGACAatcataaagtaaaaaaaaccttttaactgATGCGCACttagtaaattaacaaaaataataatactgaatcgaatgttagtttaaaataactgATTAACTTTCTTCACTAATTGTGTTCACAGGTCTGAGTTTAGATTTAGtcttactttgttttattagaaaCATAAATAGTCCGACAACTTTTTCCCCCTTTTATGTCTCACTGCTGCGCTAGAGTCTCCTccggaataagggaggggttaggctttgagtctatcacgcaggccaagtgcgggttggaaactttgcataccttcaagaactgttgaCTCGGCATCGATCACTTGCATGGGAGCCGCTATTAAACCTAACTTAATGCCATTAAGCCTCAGTACTATCACTGCTATAGTTAATCATTCTGtagtattttcaaattaaagtaacTGTACTAAAAAGCCTCCGTTAGCTACATATACCTGTGGATCAATGTGTTCTAAAttctattcttcttcttatcgtatggttagtggtcaacctagtgtcaaagttgttcaagccgcccgaaggcctttgacgtgttATTCTAAATCATGTTAACCTCGTCAGCCGCGGGCTCTGCATTGAAAGCTACTAAGATGTCGGACGCAAATAA
Protein-coding regions in this window:
- the LOC142982978 gene encoding uncharacterized protein LOC142982978; translated protein: MRHSQNIRKMLSQQKLVCNIRPIILIRFIFGHYQRQVEEASILGNVETVVIFLLLYLRVKILKHTVKDRGFDDVSPQYSPKKYVEMYEELVDALDDIILPLKWKSFSFTDERKRAELQMIIDVITDRPMAYLKWRLFPLSIKVYLSFFSLGIVHIIAIVQIMSYK